One window of the Camelina sativa cultivar DH55 chromosome 1, Cs, whole genome shotgun sequence genome contains the following:
- the LOC104704627 gene encoding uncharacterized protein LOC104704627 — protein sequence MVLLMEGENNIMDETAVMEDSYDDGFSCGDPQVEPRVGDEFQVEIPPMMSASERAVFLSTPVALDDSSYSFLVGLPVQVMWIDKRRKGKGNGDENVDMNQSLKSLRAKKSRCSAKNRGKSDKSSESKKQRLNLEAVPAIPSSSWEDVEVASFVLGLYTFGKNFTQVKSFMGNKAIGEIVLFYYGMFYNSAKYHSWSESRKKRNRKCVYGRKLYSGWRQQQLLTRLMPSIPDEAQKQMLVNASKSFAEGNITLEKYVNTVKNLAGLRLLVDAVAIGKEKEDLSIPTSTPMKTKPWFTVSSKPSSVTGLGDYNSLTSAGIIKQLTGGCSRMSKARCNDIFWEAVWPRLLARGWRSEQPEDQGYLRSKDYIVFIVPGVKKFSRQKHVKGDHYFDSVSDILTKVVSEPELLEFETGGEIREATANEFVVAENSSDQSDEESSPSGSQRYRYLRSPCSNRGTLGMKFTVVDTSLAAGGGKLCELRNPHSVSLVSEPKTRLGDKDSSAPKISLENQNVEKSQVRPLEAKNQVNEQMRFTIIDTSVDHCGKVSGFRRWRHLPSDDDTKRGYVGADSAMKEEKSLGKVKDPSKRSSKHRSTPRAESNYHSVNSAPYLKRRRLSACISRESPVSKHLPGDDDTKNTVCLKSEQQDICAVQHQNSTFEEMNQDKETYVTKLSVEHMNLKSDQPMKTGTGPSSPLVEIHETSEIEPSGLNSISGVDKHCSPEKIRTPQKHIFPEQEPKRLCAVSESEKKRASNDMEQKQAVELPSLSGSNTNRCSSNDLGTTQELGSSERQHDQQINTDGPRRQSTRKRPLTTRALEALESGFLTTKKMKSTSKPEPRKRESSTKKKRSAKACNRNGSADSEHRREDRSSFVKKAPVSKPLDQIEDSKPSYLLRSVSGRGGQGSSSSRGAPDPG from the exons ATGGTTCTTCTGATGGAAGGGGAGAATAATATCATGGATGAAACAGCTGTTATGGAAGATTCCTATGATGATGGATTTTCCTGTGGAGATCCACAAGTTGAGCCTCGTGTTGGAGATGAGTTTCAGGTCGAGATTCCTCCTATGATGTCTGCATCTGAGCGTGCTGTGTTTCTTTCCACTCCTGTTGCTTTGGATGATTCTTCATATTCCTTTCTCGTCGGACTACCTGTCCAAGTAATGTGGATTGACAAAcgtagaaaaggaaaaggaaacgGAGATGAAAATGTTGACATGAACCAATCTTTGAAATCTTTAAGAGCCAAAAAAAGCCGTTGCTCTGCCAAGAACAGAGGCAAGAGTGACAAGAGTTCTGAATCCAAGAAGCAAAGACTGAATCTTGAGGCTGTTCCTGCAATACCGTCCAGTTCTTGGGAAGATGTTGAGGTGGCTAGCTTTGTTCTTGGTCTGTATACATTTGGGAAGAACTTTACTCAGGTGAAGAGTTTCATGGGGAACAAAGCAATAGGAGAGATTGTGTTGTTTTACTATGGGATGTTCTACAACTCTGCTAAGTACCACAGTTGGTCTGAATCCCGCAAGAAGCGGAACCGGAAATGTGTATATGGAAGAAAGCTCTATTCAGGTTGGAGACAGCAACAGTTGTTAACCCGTTTGATGCCTTCTATTCCTGATGAAGCTCAGAAGCAGATGCTTGTGAAT GCCTCAAAGTCATTTGCTGAAGGCAATATCACTCTGGAGAAATACGTAAACACAGTGAAGAATCTTGCGGGTCTCAGGCTTCTGGTAGACGCCGTGGCGAttggtaaagaaaaagaagatctcTCAATTCCTACGTCAACACCAATGAAGACCAAACCATGGTTTACGGTTTCTTCAAAACCTTCTTCGGTCACGGGCTTAGGGGATTACAATTCACTCACATCTGCTGGCATAATAAAACAGTTAACTGGCGGCTGTTCACGTATGAGCAAAGCCCGTTGCAATGATATATTCTGGGAAGCTGTATGGCCGCGTTTGCTAGCCAGAGGATGGCGTTCAGAGCAGCCTGAGGACCAAGGCTATTTAAGATCTAAGGATTACATTGTTTTCATTGTCCCTGGCGTGAAAAAGTTTTCAAGACAGAAGCATGTCAAAGGCGATCATTACTTTGATTCCGTCAGTGATATTCTAACAAAGGTTGTTTCAGAGCCTGAGCTTCTTGAGTTTGAAACAGGAGGCGAGATCAGAGAAGCGACCGCTAATGAGTTCGTTGTTGCAGAGAACTCTTCTGACCAATCAGATGAAGAGTCTTCCCCATCTGGTAGTCAAAGATACCGTTACCTCAGGTCTCCATGCTCTAACCGTGGAACTCTGGGAATGAAATTCACTGTTGTGGACACTAGTTTAGCTGCTGGAGGAGGGAAGTTGTGTGAATTACGAAATCCTCATTCAGTGTCTCTAGTTTCTGAGCCAAAGACTCGACTGGGAGATAAAGATTCTTCTGCGCCTAAAATTTCCCTGGAGAATCAGAATGTGGAAAAGTCTCAGGTGAGGCCTCTAGAAGCCAAGAACCAAGTAAATGAGCAAATGCGATTCACGATTATTGATACGAGTGTAGACCACTGTGGAAAGGTATCTGGGTTTAGGAGATGGAGACATTTACCAAGTGATGATGACACAAAAAGGGGTTATGTAGGGGCTGATTCTGCCATGAAGGAGGAGAAGTCTTTGGGGAAGGTTAAGGATCCATCAAAGAGGTCGAGTAAGCACAGGTCTACTCCTCGAGCGGAAAGTAACTATCATTCAGTAAACTCTGCACCATATTTAAAACGCAGACGGCTCAGTGCTTGCATATCAAGAGAAAGTCCAGTGTCCAAACATTTACCGGGTGATGATGACACAAAAAACACTGTTTGTCTTAAATCAGAGCAGCAAGATATATGTGCAGTCCAACACCAAAATAGCACTTTTGAAGAGATGAATCAGGACAAAGAGACATATGTAACCAAGTTGTCGGTTGAGCATATGAACTTAAAGTCTGATCAACCAATGAAGACTGGAACTGGGCCGTCTTCTCCGCTTGTTGAGATCCACGAAACGTCAGAGATTGAACCAAGTGGGTTAAATTCTATCTCTGGTGTAGACAAGCACTGTTCTCCAGAGAAGATAAGAACACcccaaaaacacatttttccAGAACAAGAACCAAAGAGGCTCTGTGCAGTGTCAGAGTCAGAAAAGAAACGTGCTTCCAATGATATGGAACAAAAGCAGGCAGTTGAGCTCCCTTCTTTATCAGGCTCAAATACTAATAGATGTTCTTCCAATGATCTGGGAACTACTCAAGAACTGGGTTCATCTGAACGACAACACGACCAACAGATTAATACAGATGGTCCGAGAAGACAGAGCACAAGAAAACGACCATTGACCACCCGGGCTCTGGAAGCTCTTGAATCCGGATTTCTGACaaccaagaaaatgaaaagcaCTAGTAAACCAGAACCAAGAAAACGTGAAAGTTCAACGAAGAAAAAGCGGTCTGCTAAAGCGTGTAACAGAAATGGGAGTGCAGATTCGGAGCACAGAAGAGAAGATAGAAGCAGTTTTGTAAAGAAAGCACCAGTAAGTAAGCCCTTGGATCAGATAGAGGATTCAAAGCCTAGCTATCTTCTCA GGAGTGTGTCAGGGCGTGGAGGCCAAGGCTCATCATCCAGTAGAGGTGCCCCTGACCCCGGCTGA
- the LOC104777898 gene encoding uncharacterized protein LOC104777898 → MKGNLWSIALFFLALYMVISSYAASSEPYQIRKLLGIIDARPSSSRPTGQCC, encoded by the exons ATGAAGGGAAATCTGTGGTcaattgctttgttttttttagctCTCTATATGGTGATTTCATCTTATGCAGCTTCAAGTGAGCCATACCAAATCCGAAAACTTT TGGGTATAATAGATGCACGGCCTAGTTCGTCAAGACCGACAGGCCAGTGTTGTTAG
- the LOC104777891 gene encoding uncharacterized protein LOC104777891 — MKFKFCLIASLLILSAVISSYVVLAQSYKSKEETIAETIHIRKIMKIGTPRSKSPRDRQWGGSDSSQAAGPNSL; from the exons ATGAAGTTCAAGTTCTGTTTGATTGCTTCGCTTTTGATTCTCTCTGCGGTGATTTCGTCATACGTTGTTTTAGCTCAATCATACAAATCCA aagaagaaacaatagcAGAAACGATCCACATTCGAAAGATAATGAAGATCGGAACACCTCGTAGTAAGTCACCACGCGATCGCCAATGGGGTGGTAGTGATTCGTCACAAGCCGCAGGTCCAAATTCACTATAA